In Rhinatrema bivittatum chromosome 17, aRhiBiv1.1, whole genome shotgun sequence, one genomic interval encodes:
- the LOC115079428 gene encoding SIN3-HDAC complex-associated factor-like produces the protein MFGFHKSKIYRSLAGCCICKTKSSSSRFTGSQRYQESFRLCFGLLEDRSGEICNACVLLVKRWKKLPPGSKKNWNHVVDARAGPGFKFTKPKRIKRIVSLKQKRKRKAIRKLKRQNSDAHSTSSGSPSQSPSYSHQSDESSDAEDQRINPSVPVFSFLDLTYWKRQKICCGIIYKGRFGEILIDPRLFKPCCSRKREPECCEQPNTLSP, from the exons ATGTTCGGCTTCCACAAGTCCAAGATCTATCGCAGCCTGGCCGGATGCTGCATCTGCAAAACCAAGTCCTCTAGCTCCCGCTTCACAGGCAGCCAGAGATACCAGGAGAGCTTCAGGCTGTGCTTCGG CTTGCTGGAGGACCGCTCCGGAGAAATCTGTAACGCCTGTGTGTTGCTGGTGAAGAGGTGGAAAAAACTGCCCCCGGGATCCAAAAAGAACTGGAACCAT GTAGTGGATGCACGGGCCGGACCAGGCTTCAAATTTACAAAACCTAAAAGGATTAAGAGAATCGTTAGCCTGAAGCAGAAAAGGAAGCGGAAGGCTATTCGGAAACTAAAAAGGCAAA ATTCCGATGCTCACAGCACATCCAGCggctccccctcccagtcccccaGCTACAGCCATCAATCTGATGAAAGCTCTGATGCAGAGGATCAGAGAATCAATCCCTCTGTACCAGTTTTCTCATTTTTGGACCTTACCTATTGGAAAAG GCAGAAGATTTGCTGTGGGATCATCTACAAGGGCAGGTTTGGGGAAATTCTGATCGATCCGCGTCTCTTTAAACCGTGTTGCTCTCGCAAGAGAGAACCCGAGTGCTGTGAGCAGCCCAACACCCTGTCGCCTTAA